DNA sequence from the Malus domestica chromosome 06, GDT2T_hap1 genome:
AAACACTAGTGAATCAAATTTTAGAATAACCTAGTTtaacaataaattattgaaaaagaaaatttaaattcaaagttATGGTTACCTCAAATTACAATCTTCAGGACCAAGTGATAGTTGCTTAAACATTCAATAGAAATAGAAAGACTGGgaagttaaaagaaaaatgattacaaaattatgattattttggtttttgttatttttttaggttattttcaaaagcaaaagaaaaaaatgcatttgGATATATTAAGGCCATTAATTTCAGTAGCTTCTTGTCACACACGTGGGTGTGTGACAATTGACCtttgtatgttttttatttaagaaactcaagttttttctatttatacaatttttatttaaaatatttttgaaaataaataagaatttaAACATAAACCACCCACTAACATgaggttttgttattttttttctaaagttgaaaattttaaattcattcaaaattaatatttattgaattattttagctccttttgatttttgattttaaaattttttaggagcaatttatctttaattttaatctttaatttcATAGATTTGAATTTTAACTCCTTTTGATTcttgtaattttaaaattttttaagagCAATTTATCTTTAATTTTAATCATTAATTTCATAGATTTGAAAAAAGCAAAAACTAATGCCTACAAGGTGTTTCGAACTGCCCACCCCAATGAAAACGGAGTGGAACCGTTTCCACTGCACCAACGAAATAATTGTAATGTTTCTTATGTTTCCACTGCACCAACGAAATAATTGGGGGCCCTAGACGACCGCCTACCTCGGCTACCCTCAAGGCCGGCCCTGACTAGAACAAGACATGTTACTTTCAAAAGATGGCACACGTATCCTCATGTTGTCCATATCCATCCATATTCAATGAACTCTTGTGCATTccgcgcccccccccccccccccccaattgtGGAAAAGTTGAAAACACAGCATGTATGTACAACTAGAACAAGACATGTTACCTTCAAAAGATGGCACACGTATCCTCATGTTGTCCATATCCATCCATATTCAATCAACTCTTGTGCATTCTTCTTCAaaattctctctcaatttcatgaaaattacAGAAGTAGGAGGGTAAAGGGAGTAGAATTTTATCCCCTCTttatctctctttctttcccttcTTTCTAATTTGAACAGTTTACAATTAAACCATGTCAACATCTTTTATTGACTTCTTTATAGATAGAGAAAGACAAATAAAAAAGTGTGAgagaatgaaagaaaaaaatggaaggaaTTAGGAGTGGAGACAATCCTAATAGAGGTTAAAGAACTCATTTTCCACATGCTGGCATTGGGTAATATATCAATCAGTTGTTGGATCTTGAACTCTCTATAAGTATCAAACAAAATGAGtctacatgtatatatatgtgtgtgtgtgtctaatGTCCCATTTATCGATCTCACCCAGAAATCATATAAAATGAGTCCTTCAGAAATAGCCATCCTCATCCTTGTATTCCTCACATTCCTATGGTCTCTCCTCCGCCTAATCAATGCCTCCTCAAGGCAAAGCCGAAAACTGCCTCCTGGCCCTACGGCACTACCAATCATTGGCAATCTTCATATGCTAGGCAACCTCCCACACCGTAGCCTCCAAAACCTGGCAAAAAAATATGGACCTATAATGTCCATGCGTCTAGGGTTCATACCAACCATAGTGGTCTCATCTCCCAAAACAGCAAAGCTATTCCTCAAAACCCACGACAACATTTTCGCTAGCTGCCCCAAACTCCAAGCCTCCGAGTACATGGCCTACGGCACGAAGGCCATGGCCTTTACTGAATATGGCCCATATTGGCACCGTATTCGGAAACTCTACACGCTTCAACTTCTTTGTCCCTCGAAAATCGAGGGTTTTGCTCCGCTAAGAAGGGAGGAGGTAGGGTTGTTGGTGCAGTCCCTGAAGGTAGCTGCGGAGGCGGGCGAGGTGGTGGATTTTAGTGAGAAGGTCGGTGAGCTTGTTGAGGGAATCACGTATAGGATGGTGTTGGGGAGAAAAAATGATGATATGTTTGATCTCAAGGGGATTATTGAGGAAGCCCTATTCTTGACAGGAGCTTTCAACATTAGTGATTATGTGCCTTTCCTTAGTCCACTTGATCTTCAGGTATGTTACCCTTCATTCTTAAATACAAACTTGATAGATGAATCAATAATAAAACTAGCGAAATGCTAGGAACACCGTAAAGTAGGGACATTTATAATCATTGCACACACGCTATTGCTAAGCACAAATACAAAGTAGAGGCGTTGCAAATAAGTGCACACACGTATGGCAACTGATTTTAGCACTActcttctaaaaatatttaaactctATTATTTAGATGACGTATTTAGATGACGTATGTCAACAAATAAAGTGAACGAGATTAATTCATAGTTTAGGGAAACCGAGCTCTTTTGGATGTGCTCTTAAAAtgacttaaagtgtttttggtaaaattatttttagaaacaatccttaataaaaatgctagcaaatcttggaaaaacacttaaatgcTTTCTGGAAGAAGCAAATATAACTAgtgcttcttgtagaaagcacTTCAAATATTACTTTTagaatccaaaaacattttttctaaaaacgctttcagtcattttaaaaagtaTATCCAAACACAGCGAGTAACTAGTTCACATTCGTACAAATTAATCTGAGAGGAATATCTGTTTACTTTAGCGAGCTCACTTATCGTCTTTTTGCTGGTGATATGATTCACAAAGTCAAAGCATCCACAAATTGTAAATGCAAAATCATATGATTCATATCGTATGGTCCATTCCATAGCCTGCTGACGATAAACTATCTCCTAATTAGAgatgtaaaaatatatttacaTCTCATCTCATTTTATAGTTTCAAGAGGGGTAGATGGGAGTTCTATGCTAATGAGAGTGATGTAAATTTGagcttttatttaattttctctCTTAGAGTAGCGGAGTCCACCATACAAAAAATatacatctatatatatatataagttcttatttatattttccaatCAATATTTTCCATCTTTCTGACCAACTTAAAGtattaaatacaaattatatacatccatatatatataagttcttatttatattttccaatCAATATTTTACATCTTTCTGACCAACTTAAAGTATTAAATACAAATTGCTCCCTATCTTATGCATTTGGTTGCCAATGGCATCCGGGATATTATTACAATAGCAATGGATTTAATGCATAATTCATTATTTTAGGAACCTTAATTTCTGCAATCAACTatacaaatttaaaatatattcaaCATGCTCTTTAAGGGAAGatctccatttaaaaaaaaaaatagttgtaGGTCTCActtcacatcgaacttcaatAATAAGAATTGTCTATATTTTGTCTCTATTCATAGGtcattcttgcaaaaaaatcaattcaatccaaaatcatTTGGTCATTTGATTGTCACGATGAAATTTTAATATATGTTTCTTATAACATAATGTTCATCAATGTCTTGGAGCTCAATTAGATTAATTGATGCctcaaacattttttatttggctaattttgcaagaatgatttAAGAGGTACAACTTGAAAATAGACAATTAAGATATCATTGAAGTTCAATGTAGTATAGACTCCACAACTAATCTAAAAATGagaatcccttcccttaaaagCATATGTTACAtgtatgtgttttttttcttatccTTCATAAAGGATGTAATACTAATACTAAGGATTTTATTTTACCATTGAAAAtgaggattttacaaaaattcaaaagataAAATGCTAGTAAATATGTAGATATAGATTTTGAGGCCTTACGTAGTGGGTAAAATTGAGTTTAAGTCCAATTTTATAAGAATCAAACTCCTAGGGCGGAAAATTTGCATTTTACATGAGTGACTCCGATTATTGAGTTTAATAATTACTAATGACTTTAATTCCAATAAATGATCAACCATTTGACAGAGAAAAATAGAGATTAATacataaaataaggaaaaaaaagtcCAATAATATTATAGGAATCAAACTCAACGTACATGATTATATATAGGAATGAAACTAAACAAAACTAACGTTTCTCTCTGTAATTGTTCTTTCATCTCAGAAAAAAGGGTTGCACATGATCCCTTATACCCATGTGAGAGTGTCACCGTATGTGCACATGATCCCTTATACCCATGTGAGAGTGTCACCGTATGTGCCTATCCTCACCCAAAAGTTACTCCAAAAATACAAGATGTAATAGCTTTTATATATGCATTCATGTCTTGTCCATTTCATTGTCTAATAAAAATGATAGCTACAGTACTCAACTAGAAGTACATATGATTGATTGATTGTATGGAATCTTAACTATTTCTTCCACTTAGGGATTGACCAAGCGCATGAAGAGAGTTAGCAAAACTGTCGACCAACTACTCGAAAAGATAATTAAGGATCATGAACAAGTTTCCAGAAGTGAGGTACAAGGCAATCATCATAAGGACTTTGTAGACGTGCTGCTTTCATCAATCCACCAACCATTAAACCCCAACGATGAGGAAGTCTACATGCTCGAGCGAACAAATGCCAAAGCCATTTTACTCGACATGATTGCGGGTGCCTTTGACACCTCAGCCACGGCGATTGTCTGGACCCTGGCAGAACTCTTGAGGCACCCGAAAGTAATGAAACGTCTCCAAGAAGAGCTCCAGAGTGTGATCGGGATGGATCGAATGGTGGAAGAAAGTGATTTGCCAAAGCTGGATTACTTGAGCATGGTGGTCAAGGAGAGCTTAAGGCTAAACCCAGTTGCCCCATTACTAGTCCCTCATCAATCCATGGAGGACATTACGGTTGATGGATATCACATACCCAAGAAATCAAGAGTCTTTATCAATATTTGGACCATTGGGAGGGATCCAAGTGTATGGTCAGATAATGTGGAAGAATTCTACCCTGAAAAGTTTATGAATAATAACGTTGACCTACGTGGACATGACTTCCAGCTCATACCATTTGGGTCTGGTCGAAGAGGGTGCCCTGCTATGCAATTAGGGTTAACCACAGTTCGTCCTGTTCTGGGAAACTTGTTGCACTGCTTCAACTGGGAGCTCCCTAGTGGAATGCTACCTAAAGACTTGGACATGACTGAGAAATTCGGCTTATCGTTGTCGAAAGCCAAACACTTGCTTGCCATGTCGACCTGTCGCCTGTAcaatggaagttgatgattggtttattacttaagcgttgatagaTGTACTTATTTCTATTGGtcacacatcatttagtttacaattttAATCTCTAAATTTAGTTTCTGTAGCATTACtcccttaatatatatatatatatatatatatatatatatatatagtatgtCTAGGCATAAATAAACATTAATTAACCGTATAATTTAGATTAATGCAAGTGTCTTGTAGCTCaattgattaaaaatattattcctTGCCCTTGAGGTCGCTTGTTCGATTTTCCCTCCCGTAAAAAATAATTTGCTTGTCATCATGCCCACCTACGTACGTACCGCCTAAACGGTCAACCTTAGTAAGGGGTTGAAATAAATGTCTTGTAGTTATAATAGTGTTCCTTtgagtaatgttagagagactaaatttgtagactaatttgcaaactaaatgaaatgTCACAAATAGGAAATGAATatgtttatcaacgtttaaatgataatccaattatcaacttccatatcatttaatttacaaaatttaatctgcCTATCATTACTCGTGTTCCTTTTGCCACCTCTGACTAGGAAAGATTAAAATAATTACATCGTTAAAGTGTTAACCATAATACGTTTTTCGTTCTCTTAATTGATCTTTAGAATTATCTTATACGTTTTTCATTCTCTTAATTGATGTACAATTGGAGATGGTTTAGATTAATATTTCAATAATTGCGCCCTTTTTACTTACTTATCTAAGTTTATCACTTTATGTGTGTTTCCCTAGTTTGTTTTGTCTTTTGGGTTTTGCACTTAGGTTTCATTCATTCGTTCATTATTTCTTTcattatttctttctttccttcttcccaccattcttctttcttttttccctttATATTTTCTCCACAACTAAAACACAAAATGTAGAAACTAAAAATCAAATAGTCATCAGACGAGTGCTTAAATTTTATTCTCTTAAAATATACTTGTTCTCTGGAACTCTCTCATGTAGCACCCATCTcgctatttttttcttcttataatACCACGATATGTTGACACCAAAGGATGAGACAATAAATCGGTATCAAACTTGTCATTCataagattcgaacctaagacctctcacttacaagtgaatggTAGTAAAGGAGAATATTGTGGTAGCAAAAATCTATTGTTTTCGGCCTAGACGAATttttacctacaaaacaaataaacaccTGTGATCAAAGACAAAGCCCCACACCCAAAGAGTGAGAGGTTTGGCCAATGGATCTTCAATGCCTAAGTCAATTTCTCTAAAAAGAGAGAGGTTTAGGGCTTAATTGTGCAGCAAAAGTTTACTAAAATTTGGTGGAGaatggggtatttataggagcTAGGGTCGCCATGGAGGAGAGAGATCTCGCGCTATGTATCGTCATCCAGTTGGCCAAGGTGTGTCATCCGTTGGATGGAGTAGGAAAGAATTATCCCAATGATATTATTGAATAAATAATATCttagaattatcttgtggatccTTGATTGGATTTGATGAAAATTTCTTGCTTGATTATGTATTGTAGTCAAATCTCATATTTGCACTCGAATATATCAATGTTACGTAGGTGCAATTAAGATATTTGCCCAAGTTTCATATAACCTATCAGGCACATGCTTTAACTAGCTTTGGCAAAATTCTACGAAAATTTACGAAACCACTATTTTCAAAGAATTTTTTTCCACACAACAAGCTTTTTAAAATTCTTGCTAGACAATGTAAAGAAGTCTGGAAACGATAGTAATGCCAATTCCAAAGGGCATTACGTTTTCCTTATTACTGGCGTAAGGGTTGcatttttcataaaaattatTGCTCATGCTTTTTAATCGGTTTTTTATAAACCAACAACAATTCATTTTAAAGACTAAGCCGATCCGTTTACACAGGTATATGGTAAACTCCATACAGTCGCCACACAGACAACGTTCCGTACGTTATCTTGAATAATAGCCATCGTCCCTTAGGTTAGGTGGAGACAATCGCTCTGGTAATGTCTCATCCGCCAAAACACCAGAAATTAACCGCATGCAGTTTGGTTACTTTGGTATTGCCAGCCATTTGGTTCTTGTTCATTTGTTCCTCCATGTGATGAACGTGAAAAGTTGAAAACACGGCATATATGTACAACTAGAACAAGACATGCAGTGTTACTTTCAACAGGTGGCACGTGCTTTGCTACCTCACACTATCCTCATTGAATCCATATCCATCCATATTCAATCAACTCTTGTGCATTAAGGATCTTTACGCTTCTTCAAAATTCTTTCTctcaatttcatgaaaattgCAGAGAGATGGGCGTAGCTATTAACAGAACTATGAATCTTTAAAGAACACTATGAacaagcagaaagaaagaaaacggaAGAACAAAGTATATCTAATCTCTTAGTAATGAAgtgtttttacaaagctttTCTTACCGAATGTGAAAAGATCAAATGGCTATATGTACTAACCAATCACAATCTACAATTacaatattatcctttaaccTCCTTACTCAATTACAATCTTATCCTCTTTAACAAACTCAATTCCCAACTACCTTTGTAACTAACTTGACTTATACCTCCTTGCCAGGTGTCATTGGTTAATACTCCCCCCTCAAACATAGCTGGGGAAGTCCCAAGCTATGGTTGTGAGTTGTTGTGATCATTGGATGTATGTGCACTTGAAAACTTCAACATTGCTTGATGGCTATCCTGCACCCTGGAATTGGAAGCTCCCAGTGTAAGATTAATACAATGTTTGACAAAGATCGGACTGTGAAGACCCTTAGTAAATACATCTGCAACCTGCTCTTCAGTTGGGATATAATGCACAGTGATATCACCTTTCTGCACTTTCTctcaaacaaaatgaaaattggTATCTAAATGTTTGATCCGAGAATGAAACACTGGATTGGAGCACAGTGCTAAAGCAGAGAGattatcacaatgaagtttaGGTGGTATTGGTATAAACTGATGCACATTTTTTAGTAATGACCTGATCCAGTAGATATCAGCTACACAGTGAGCTAAAGCTTTGTATTCAACTTCTGTTGAACTTCGAGATACTGTAGCTTTTTTCTTTGACTGCCATGATACAAGATTAGATCCAATAAACACAACAAATCCAGTAATAGATCTCCTTGTATTTATATCGGCTGCCCAATTAGAATCAAAATATGCAGCAATTTGAAAATCAGATGTTTTGATATACTTCAAACCACAGTCTAAGGTTCCTTACAAATATCTCATGATTCGTTTCACCAGATGCATGTGCAAATCTGTTAGATGAGTCATATACTGACAAACAACATTAACAGAATGAGCAATATCTGGGCGAGTGAAGGTGAGGTACTGAAGGGCTCCCATAAGACTTCGATAATGAGTAGGATCAGCTAAACCATTGCCTTCATTCACAAGTAACTAAGAGTGAGGCTTAAATGGTGTTGATGTGGATTTACAATTCTCCATCCCTGCTTTCTTGAGTAGCTCTTTGGCATATTTGGATTGTGTTACCATCAATGAACCATCAGAATTATAGTGAATTTGCAATTCCAAGAAATATGTTAATCTGCCCATATCCTTTAAATCAAACACTTCAGCAAGACTAGTGATAACAAATTGAATCTTTTGGGAGGATGAACCTGTGAGGATAATGTCATCTATATAGAGAAGAAGTAGAATAACATCCCCATCCCCATCGTCAACATTTACAAACAAACTAGAATCGGATAATGCAGTTTTAAACCCAAGTGCACGAAGAAAGCTTGTAAATTTTGAATTCCAGGCCCTTGATGCCTGTTTAAGACCATACAAGGACTTAACTAACCGGCAAACATGATTTGGATATGTAGTATCAAGAAACCCCTGTGGCTGCTTCATATATACTTCTTCGtcaagatcaccatgaaggaaagcattcttgATATCCAATTGTCTCAAGTTCCAATTAAATTGTACTGCCAAAGCAAGAATTATTTTGACTGTAGTATGCCTGACCATTGGACTGAATGTCTCAGAATAGTCCAAGCCCTTATTTTGACTAAACCCTTGTGCCACTAATCGTGCCTTATACCTGGATATAGTGCCATCTAAATTTCGTTTGATTTTATAGACCCATTTACTCCCAATAACTTCTCTATTGGATGGAAGAGGAACTAGTCTCCAGGTCCCTTGAGCCTTTAAGGCATCAAATTCCTCCTGCATAGCCTGCTGCCACTGAGTGACTTTTGATGCAGCTCGAAAGTGTTTTGGTTCTTCACTCTCTCCAATATCAGCAAGGAAAGAGAAACCACAATGATCCATTGTAGTAGCAGAGACTAAAGAAGGTCCAATATTAACAGAACTATGAATCTCTAAAGAACACTATGAacaa
Encoded proteins:
- the LOC114825413 gene encoding cytochrome P450 CYP736A12-like — its product is MSLHVYICVCVSNVPFIDLTQKSYKMSPSEIAILILVFLTFLWSLLRLINASSRQSRKLPPGPTALPIIGNLHMLGNLPHRSLQNLAKKYGPIMSMRLGFIPTIVVSSPKTAKLFLKTHDNIFASCPKLQASEYMAYGTKAMAFTEYGPYWHRIRKLYTLQLLCPSKIEGFAPLRREEVGLLVQSLKVAAEAGEVVDFSEKVGELVEGITYRMVLGRKNDDMFDLKGIIEEALFLTGAFNISDYVPFLSPLDLQGLTKRMKRVSKTVDQLLEKIIKDHEQVSRSEVQGNHHKDFVDVLLSSIHQPLNPNDEEVYMLERTNAKAILLDMIAGAFDTSATAIVWTLAELLRHPKVMKRLQEELQSVIGMDRMVEESDLPKLDYLSMVVKESLRLNPVAPLLVPHQSMEDITVDGYHIPKKSRVFINIWTIGRDPSVWSDNVEEFYPEKFMNNNVDLRGHDFQLIPFGSGRRGCPAMQLGLTTVRPVLGNLLHCFNWELPSGMLPKDLDMTEKFGLSLSKAKHLLAMSTCRLYNGS